Part of the Psychrilyobacter piezotolerans genome, CCCACTTGGGAATAAATGCTTTAGATGGAGTGATAACCTTATTCAATAGTATCAATGCCATGAGGCAGCAAATTTGTGAGACCGACAGGATCCATGGAGTAATTACAAATGGAGGAGAAGCAGCCAATATAATTCCTGATTTTTCTTCGGCAGATTTTTATATAAGGAGCAGCAGTGATAAAGAATTGAAAATCTTGTCGGAGAGGGTAAAAAAATGTGCCCAGGGAGCTGCCCTTGCTACAGGGACTAGGTTGGAGATGAAAAATTATGAATACAGTTTTAAAGATCTTATAACCAATAAAAAATTATCTGAAACTTATATAAAAAATCTCAAGCTTTTAGGTATTAAAGAGATTAAAAAAGGGGGTAAGGCGGGTTCTACAGATATGGGGGATGTCAGTTACTGCTGTCCAACTATCCACCCATCTTTTCCCATAAGTGAAGGAGAATTAATAGGTCACAGTGCAGAATTTGCTAAAGCTAGTATAACTGAAAAAGCGTATGAGGGTATGAAAGAAGCAGTTCTATCCATGGTGATGACTGCAGTGGACATAATAGCAGATGAAGAGTTATTAAAAGAAATTAAAGAAGAATTTGTATTAACTCATAAAAAATAAAGGAGAAAAATAATGAATAAATTAATAATAGGAATTTTAATGATAGTAAGTTTAATAGGGTGTGGACAAAAAACAGAGGTAGAAAATACAACTAAGAAGGTAAAGAAATTATATGTAGGAACCAATGCAGAATATAAACCCTATGAATATATTGAAAATGAAAAATTAGTAGGATTTGATATCGAGTTTATGGAGGAATTAGCCAAAAATTTAGAATATGAAATAGAATGGAAAAATATGAGTTTTGACGGGTTATTACCGGCTCTTCAAACAAAGAAGATAGATATGGTAATAGCTGGTATGACACCTACAGAAGAGAGAAAAAAAGCTGTAGATTTTACCGATACATATTATAATTCTGCTCAAGCTATTTTGGTAAATAAAGATACTTATGGAATTGAGTCTTTAAATGATTTAAAGGGAAAAACAGTAGGA contains:
- a CDS encoding M20 family metallopeptidase, with amino-acid sequence MKFKAKIFYSNYADELIKLNYYIYKNPELGNHEIKARDAHTVLLEKNGFQIEKEFIGIKTAFKAAYKSKKAGPKIAFLAEYDALPEIGHGCGHNILGTASTGAGLILKEFVKDLGGEVIVLGTPAEETDGAKVDMAKAGIFENIDIVMSVHPTGGFHIESGSSQAMEAVRFKYFGKTAHAAGSPHLGINALDGVITLFNSINAMRQQICETDRIHGVITNGGEAANIIPDFSSADFYIRSSSDKELKILSERVKKCAQGAALATGTRLEMKNYEYSFKDLITNKKLSETYIKNLKLLGIKEIKKGGKAGSTDMGDVSYCCPTIHPSFPISEGELIGHSAEFAKASITEKAYEGMKEAVLSMVMTAVDIIADEELLKEIKEEFVLTHKK
- a CDS encoding basic amino acid ABC transporter substrate-binding protein: MNKLIIGILMIVSLIGCGQKTEVENTTKKVKKLYVGTNAEYKPYEYIENEKLVGFDIEFMEELAKNLEYEIEWKNMSFDGLLPALQTKKIDMVIAGMTPTEERKKAVDFTDTYYNSAQAILVNKDTYGIESLNDLKGKTVGVQLGTIQETMANDIEGVEIKRYNSFTGAILELNNKKVDAVIVGEVVANNYLENNQKLKLAALLEDKQDGSAIAMNKGNEKLISELNEEIKKMKESGKYQELINKYFGG